Below is a window of Perca flavescens isolate YP-PL-M2 chromosome 12, PFLA_1.0, whole genome shotgun sequence DNA.
ATCAAAAAACAAGCCAGGAAGGTCAATGGGTAGCCAAAAATATAACCAAAGCAAAGAAGAATCAAATAGATAttttgtagggctgctccctcttagtcaattagtcgactaatcggtcgttttggtcttggtcaacttagatctctgtagtccattagtcatgtttgatgcttttttttcatgctgaatgacttatttccaagaaacgtacgagcacatctctggtaaacccaagaattaaagtggtgcttttgcacgactctttgcagagaaactccgatttacagatctgttgattaaatcaactaatcaattagtcgatacaattgaatgattgttagtcgactaagaatttcttcaatcgagcacagccctactattTTGTAAAGCTTACAAAGGTCATATGATTTAacagctttttttgtttgtacattTTAGATGTGGAAAATATGTATTGCTTAATATTGGCAGCCAGCTCCAGAAAGCTTgagttttttcattttgtcttgACTTGTATAAATGAAATAGTTTAGTAGTAATGAGTAAATCTATCACATAATACTCTGAACATAAATGTCTATCACTTGGAGTGAatccaaacaatacattttccAAGTATGTAAGTAATGGCGCTGACGcaccgagccgataatcggccatcggacagtctggcgaggtcggtgactcgagtctgctCGATGGCTCGATGGGCCCATTTGACTTGTGAAATTGGCCAGcaggcagtcggactcaatgaccaatctgattggtggaggactaacccggaaatgacgagcgggatgagcctgACGAaggcctctcaaaatctgatgaaaatctttcaaactgacctttgtttgatctgaaatgaagaccgattcagcaactgcacggcctatttctctcttaaaatgttttcagaaacacgttttggtgaactatcttcgtaaaatatgagattgtattccgaacgagccgccattattcccgggagcagccagacccatgtgacgcattcgtccaatcagctgccggttttcattttttgggcaacaatacagattagcgccgcctgctgttttGGAGACATATtaacgtctcgtctcttcggtgttctgaggaactttttggaccaactcggggagactgatcagtccgactggctttactgccgacggttggccgtctggttggtgtgtcaggaccttTTTTAAAAGCAATTGAGGTTAAATATGATCAGCAAGAAATAGTTTAAAAGTTTCTTGGTATATTGGCACAACCAAATAAATGTACCAGCGTTTCGTTAAGTTCTCCACAAATCTTGCCCAGTAATTGTCTGAGGACTTTTTAATTCTTGTCTCCTGGTTTTGATATTTATagcattttaaatgtcaaatatcCCAGATGTgaagtttgagagagagagagacagagagagtttttGTCTATTTGCTGACTCACAGTCTGACACACCTGGAGTGTTGACGTGCCCTTTGACAATGTGGATATACCTGTTTACACTTGTGACGCCCTCACACACTGTCAATAAGTTTGGAtgtatttaaattttctttttttcatttctagaCCATAAACACAGTCATGGCGACCACAACAACTCGGAGCACGGCCACAGGGAGAGCCCTGCtggagaaagtgacaaaaacattgcaatAGGTAAGAAGTCTGTTCAGTTTCACATTTAAGTACAATAtatctgttgctttttttcacaTTAAAGTTACTATAAGAAGTTTTAACTGGTTATGAGTCTTAATTTAGTACCGATGCATCAACGTGACCAACGTAAGGGAACGAGACAATCAGCGAGAAGACTTCTGTGTAGCTTTTTGTAATGCCTGCCATCGCATCTGATTCTCCGCCAAAGTAAGAAAACGATCTACAGCATGCAGGTTCATTAGAGCCGGGCTTTGAAGACAATTTGACTTAGCGCCAATCATCCGGGTCATTTTGTATGCGAaagttgaccttttttttttttttttttttttttgcttcatgcTCCACTGTACAAGCCAGCCCcatccagatgttgaggtctgggaactccccattggcagggctcaatccgaggggcgggataaacggttgtctttcaaattccctctgcacacaataggatagcgccacaaccaaccagagcaacgctagctgaTAGATTAATCTTTATACtgtgaacacatcttccttttttaagaatgacttcagtgccgttctttgttcttttctcaaagaaaagctgaaccccaagtcttccagagtcgcggccaaaacAGATTCCAAAGACCTctgttctccagcagcagccatcttctttgttttcaagtagcagggaattcacacgGAAcagtcattatgttaagccccacccctgactctatacacgatgtgattggcctgactagagtttggtttttccagcttgcaagctaacggagagttgctagactggccatggctgcaaattacatttgctgccaccagggtggtctagatttctaggctaggtcCACTGAGCAATTTGAATTATAATGAACTGAGCTCTGCCTCGAACGCTTTGTTATACATCCATCGCTTGGCCTCGCTGATCCAGGCTGGACTGGCCAAAAGAGTGTTGGTCGAGAGGATCTTCTACTTGGTGCAGAATgagctcaatggtgttttttgcttcCAACATTGTCTaccaggcagctaaccctaaacataaccattgccgcgctgcctggaaggtgactttgggggcaaaaaacaccaaacaccgtaGAATGACCTGTACATCGATTTCGGTGGGAAGTTCTACTGCGTGTGCTGGCGGACGGAGACAAGTTGCAGCTTCAAGAGCTGAAGCTGCCGGTGGTGCTAACAGCGAAACAAAATAATACCACTTTTGTCCACAGGGGGACGCCAAAATCAAGACAAAATGATTgtattaactttaatttgtgAAGAAGTCTGTTAGATGAAGTGTTTTTGATTTGTGTGTTACAGCGTGGGTGGGAGGCTTCGTCTCCATCACCATCATCAGCCTGCTCTCCCTGCTCGGCGTCATCCTCATCCCGCTCATGAACAGAGTTTTCTTCAAGTTCCTCCTCAGCTTCTTGGTCGCGCTGGCCGTCGGCACGCTGAGCGGCGACGCCTTCCTTCATCTCATCCCCCACGTGAGTCAGCGCAGCGCCGCCGGGCGTCCCGTTGTTCTGTACCACAGCACGTTTAACGTGACCTGTCGTGGCACATGTTCCTCACGTTAAAAGTCATGTCAGGTCAAAGGAAACGAAACATGAAgcattttaaaaccattttcTCATCTATACATTTGTTTGAGTTCTGCTCGTACATCTACAGAAACGGAACTGCTGAAAGTTAAGGTTCTGCTTTAGTTTGTGTCCAGTGAATTTGCTCTGGAGATGGTTTGGGTACTTTCTGAAGAACATAATGCAACACTGCAAACATTACAATTCTGGTATTACttgtattttcaaaaaatcctGGAACATTTCTATTAGTGAGATATTTAGTAGCAGTGCAGCGTGACCAAACATTTCTAAAATCTTCTCTCATAACTTTTCCATATCTTAGTttagagcacatgtgtcaaactcaaggcccgtgggccaaatccggcccctcacacattctgatccggcccgcatatcagtttaggttcacaatacattttggcccacctagttgtgcgccaaaccaaaaacgtGGGTAACTGTTTTTCAACTTGCAATTACacgacactcaaagcagaatttgacaaatttgcagactttgagactcagaaattcccacagaagcagagagttttcatattccggctgtgaaagagcttgttgtgcctcagctgtgtggtagcccacttagaaaatgtaatcattgttttgctcgatttgctaaattctagaatggctttggaacttttttgctcacGTTTTCAGGGCTttagtcaaagatattttactttttcgatgaaataaaagcatgtcaataaactgtacatgtctggcccttggtgcgattctctttttccagtgtggcccttagtgaaattgagtttgacacccctggtttaGAGGAATTACAATTATATTTATGTGGCAACAAGATCTTtgtctttcaaataaagaagACTCCAAtttgaaaaaatctgattttaaatcaaactatcTGGTCAAAGAATAAGTAAACAAGATAAATCTGACCAAACTAGAGAAGAGAGGATGGCCCAAAGATTTTGGGTTTAGCCTGGAATGGCAGATGAATTCAGTGCCGTCTCTTTAAGAGAAAACAATCCAATTTTCTCTCTTAACTTTTCCATATCTTAGTTTTTTATATCAGTCACTTTGTGGTCAAAGAATAAGCAACGAGATACATCGGACCAGACATTCATGCACAACATTTGGCTCTTCAAAGAGCTTGATactttacctttttaaaaaggtgacaaaaaaggcgtcaaacgtaaagaaaaccaaaaaaaaactcaactttattgtccttgtgcagagtacaaggaCAAAggcaacgaaatgcagtttgcgtccaaccagaagtgcaaaaagagcagaaaagtgcaatgtgataaacaagtatagacaggacaagaaatatagtgcagtatagacagtagtgtacagttggtttacaaaaagtggtttagagtaatataaatatatataaatataattatgtgcagtgtattagcagttaccttataagagcagaataaatatggctatgcaatatgaacaatgtattaACAACATgcacagatatgtgcaatgtagcagGTATTTGCCGTAACCCTTCTAAATGTTCTTTAAACACCCCCAGTCTGGAAAGCGTTAGTGTAAATGCAGATCTGGCCGGCTGAGTAAGGGTTAAAATAGAATGAAGTCTGACCAAACAGGAGAAGAGAGGGTGGCTCAAAGGGTTTGGGTTTAGACATTGATGAGATGGTTTGAGTGTCTGATCGGCCTCTTTCTGTTgacatgggtgtgtgtgtggatgctcCAGTCTCAGGGAggccaccatcaccaccacaagGATGAAACGGGGCTGGGCGTGGAGGGACATCACCTCCACGATGAGCAGGAGGAAAACCTGGACGCCGTGTGGAAGGGTCTGACGGCTCTGAGCGGGGTCTACATCATGTTCCTCATCGAACACTTCCTCACCCTGGGGAAAATGTACAAGGACAAgaaacaaaaggtcagtttgacTCATTGAAACAGAGAAAGTGGTCAAAATCAGTAGTACTGTTTTTGGTTCGGTTTGTATTATTACTAACTCTGCCAAGGAGGTTAGGATAACAGAAGATACGTCGTTGTTGACTCCTGTAGGAGAAATTAGTCTTGGGCATTCGAGAGAAACAAATGGCGACACATCGCACATAAACGCACCCAATAAACCTACAGTTAACCTACATAGAACATAGTCATACATTATCTCATCCAATGCTTCAGTGAACCTctaataaccacacacacaatacccCCCCTACCTTTCCTCACAATCACAGAAGAACAGAAGAGAACCCACATCACATCTCCCCCACTGGTATTGCACCTAAATTTGATCATGATTGCACATTTCCCGTTAACTCATGCTGTGGTCAATAACTCCTGTATTGCACAACGCCCAATTGCATAATACCATATCAAATttaactgtgtgtatatatgtgtgtattgtaCAAGTACCCTATCATTGCACATCCTGTAATCATAATGTTAAGTACCACAAGTCTTATTTAGTAGTATTAGTCACACCTACATCACTGTagactatacacacacacacacacacacacacacacacacacacacacacacacacacacccattatctcttattcattaatttgattgAAAGCAGTACAAATGAGAATCTGTGCCTCTTGAGCTTGCAGTTTGGTAACCTGTACCTTCTACCTGAAAGCATAAGCTCACAATACAGGATGTGAGGTCATGGTTTTggtttgtcagcaggattacagatAAACCTCTGGCCTGTTTTTGTGAAACTTGGTGGGAGAATAGAACATAGGCCCAtgaagaacccattacatttcgGAGCGGATTGGACTCACGAGGCCAATACACACGATTTCACTCTCGTCAACATTGCAAGTGGAGTTGTTCCAATACAAATACCAGTATCTGAAATCGGAAAATACAGCCtcagatactgcctaaaatTCTGGTGTTTGTATTGGCGAGTATGCAAGTCTATGTACCCATCCAAAGCCACGtaattccccccaaaaaaatctactttaaagtacaTTCACCCGGATAAAACGTCCGTTTGCTGATGTTAACTTTGGTCTGCTAGCAGAGAGTGTAACCAAAGATCTGTTGTTGCTGTGGTGGTTAATGCTGTAGCCCAAAAGCTATTTATGTTaccttttatttaaccaggagaacagattaaaaaaatctCTTTAGAGAGTCCTAGCCGAGATAGCCAGCAGCACAAATTAGAGGGGTTTCATATTTAAATCAAACTTATAACGATTTAAAATGGAGACGCAAAAACCACAGATATAATAAAAAGTTATTTAGAAAGCGCCTTAAATGCGTTTTTAATAGGACCAGCTCCCAAGTGTCAGGTGGGTTTGTAACTGGTTGACGAATAAAAACGAGGTGCTTCTGCCGTCCAAACAGATCCAGAAGCAGTGGGATCAGAAGGACAAAGCGGATCCAGAGAAGCAGCCAGCTCTGGAAGAGAACGACCTGAAGCCATCTGAAGGTGAGACGCAACACCAAACGGGTCCATCCCTGCAGTTAAAAAATCTCCTCTGCGGACACGTACCGTAAGAATAAGGGCCCTATCTCGCACCCGGCGCAagcttgctagtttaagaccgacccagttgtcagtttcccatccggcgcccacgttgtttaaatagcacctgcacccatctggtcttacagggaggtgtgttcaggtgcattctgggcgtgctggtcttacagggaggtgtgttcaggtgcattctgggcgttttgctatcttgaggcagcaggaagtgatcgtgccattgaccaacaaaaacctggtctaaagtcaataacgcagcatttcattgttattttaacagagcattagtacaatgctcctaggctcgtgcacagcgcgcacacactatgcttgttacacacacagggacacacagcagcacacacacacacacacacacacacacacacacacacacacacacacacacacacacacacactagctaatattacggtgcaaatcctccatcataacagcaacgctccaaggtccaaacgcgcctggcttttaaagggaatgggagatgatctctgattggttgattgcatgttacgcccaaaacacacctctgattaatgaagacactaagtacaaccctttagaaccaggcgcccggcacacggaccctttttatctgccgtcaaactagtaaaagtggatttggacaggCCCTAAACACACCGTGCACTCAGATCGTTAAAACGGGGCCCTAAATGTGCTGCTTAGTCGTGTCGTTTTAACACTTGGTCTTCCTCCAGACGTGGAGACTAACGGCGCGGGTATTTTTGGCGACCACTCCATCAACCTGCACGGCGCCAGCGTGGCGGAGGAGGAGCAGGTGATGCTGGCGCCGCAGTTGTCGGCCGCCCCCTCGCCGCAGGGGTCTGCCGCCTACACCGCCGAGGACTGCGAGAACAAGTGCCACTCCCACTTCCACGACACGGTGGGCCAGACGGACAGCAGGCACCACCATCACCACGACTACCACCACATCCTGCACCACCACCACTCCCAGAACCACCACCCCCACAGCCACTCCCACTCCTACTCGGAGGAGCACTTCCAGCAGGCCGGCGTGGCCACGCTCGCCTGGATGGTCATCATGGGGGACGGGCTGCACAACTTCAGCGACGGCCTGGCCATCGGTGAGTAGGCGGTGTTACTGTCTAGGGCGGGAAGTCAAGACCTTAAAAGAGCTGTTTGGAAAGAACACAACATCTTCATTTTGCTATCAAAGTGCACCAGATTGATGCgtttaacttttaaaatgtacaacATTTTTACCCCTATAGGGTCAGGGGTCCCCCGTATCCTTTTCACCTTTTTTATTGCTGACGTGTTTGCATGCCTGAACTGTACCAGGGTGTACaatggggggggggagaagcCCTCTCTCTGATAAACTGACAGTAAATTTAGCCAAGAAAAAGGTGGTTGTGAGCCGGATATAGAGCACCGTGAGGGTTGCAGTGAAGTTTAGCCGACCAAAAGGTggcgacagttaagtttagacactaAAATGACTATttaagaatagaaaaaaaatgattgtggtttgggttaaaacactggTCCCCTTACTTGGTACTCttgggacatgaacacctgtttcctgggtgaaagtcttgtgttttctccttaacttcttcaggacatgaacacctgtttcctgggtgaaagtcttgtgttttctccttaacttctcccagGACAACAACTTCACTCCCCGGCTTGAAGTCCCTGTGTTTGTCACCTGATTCCCtttttatacatccatggtttaaAGGCATTTATTAAAAGAGCCATTTTGGATTGTATTTCATGAATCAATATCAAATCACTTCAACAAAAATCCATTTTGATTGGAGACTAGATAATGTTACCCCAGCCCTAATCAATGTACAGTTGCAGTGATGGCGGTGAGTTTGACAGTTTCCTGTCGTTATCCAGGCGCTGCCTTCACCGAGGGGCTGTCCAGTGGTCTCAGCACGTCTGTGGCCGTTTTCTGTCACGAGCTGCCGCACGAGTTAGGTAAGACACGTAAAGTCTTCATTTAAACATTACAACCCTCTTATTAGCTCTGTATTATCTTCGTTAGTATGTCACTTTGTGTATAAATGTATTCAGGATTGAACAGTTACATGGCTAAACTAATCTTTCACTCAGTcaaatggatttttttaaaggaatacgccaccgtttgttgaaatagttcttatcccggtctcccctggctgtagataggtgggccaacgcattttttgtctcagtgcaagtaattaggtggtttttctttttgtcttttgttagctcacttttactcacaacatgctaaccggcaacttaggattccattcactacgctaagctaactagcggcaccggactaaaacaatgcatgcacaaaaaatgcgttggcccacctatctacagctaggggagacggTGATAAGCCCTGTTTGAACAAACGGTGACGTATCCCTTTAATAAGTTTactccaaagtgcttcacaaagacgaaaaaactaaacttaaaaCACCGATAAGATGTAGTTGATTTGTCTTGTTGACTCTTGACTCGGTTTCCCAGGTGACTTTGCGGTGCTCCTGAAGGCCGGTATGACGGTGCGCCAGGCCATCCTGTACAACGTGCTGTCGGCCATGATGGCGTACCTGGGAGTGGTGATCGGCATCGTGATCGGACACTACGCGGAGAACATCTGCATGTGGATATTCGCCCTCACAGCCGGACTCTTCATGTACGTGGCTCTGGTGGACATGGTGAGTCATCGGCACCGCGCCTGCATTTCAAAGACCAACAAAAACCAACCATGCAGATGTCCCATCACGCTGACCGTGAATGTGTTTCCTACAGCTGCAGGACAGAAAATAATCCTAATCCTACAAGACATCACgtagcaaacaaaacaaacaacgtGGGCACAATAAAATAGATTAGtctccaactattttgataattggttTTGAGTTAAAACTTTTctgattaatcaacaatgaatgAATCTGTTTTAAACCACTTAATGCAATAATtttaaagagacttcaaatcTGAGTGTGCAGGCTGACAGTTGAGCCCAGACAGGTTTCATTATTTGCTTTCTGTGGCGTAGAAGAGAAACTGCTCGGCTGGTTTTTTCCACCGAGTCAGGAGAAGTGAAACTCTCACCCAGTCAGCAGCATCTGTTCTGTCGACTCAACAGGTCTGAGAGCAGCAGCCTTCACCAGCAGATGCcctcttctcacacacacacacacacacacacacacacggacacatgggcacacacacacacacacacacacacacacacgggcacacacacggacacacacactcggacaaacacggacacacacactcacgtggacactcccacacacagacacacacagacacacacggacccatagacagacacacacacacacacacacacacacacacacacacagacacacacggaccgatagacaccaacacacactgacacacacagacaaacacggaCACTCCGtcaaacacggacacacacacacactcacgtggacactcccacacacagacacagacacacagggaccCATagagaccaacacacacacacacacacacacacacacacacacacacacacacacacacggacagacacgcacacacacacacacacacggacagacacacacacacacacacacacacatggacacacacggacactcggacaaacacggacacacacactcacgtggacactctctcacacacacagacacacactgacccatagacaccaacacacacagacacacacactgtagcttGCACACACAACCAGTTTataaagccaaacacacacaggtgagcTGTCCCAACCCTCTGCTGTCTAAGACTCAGCAGAGCTTCTGTTGTCCCAGGCTGACCTCTAGTGGCCGCTGTCATGAACTGCACTCTGTAACAACACACCATtactctactactactactactactactgcaccCCAAAACTCAAACTTTATCACAGCCACAGGTGTCCATTTAGTAGGGCTGGATGATTAATCAAAAATGTATCAACATCGAAATTCTGAAGCTGTTATTGAAATATTTTTCCCCATGACAATTTCTATAATTTATCCTGTTGATAGGCCTTCTTTCTCCTTAGAAACATTCTATAATGTGTGCAGTCACATGACTTCGCCCGGACCAGTCAGCCACATGGAAAGCATAACTGACGATAACTCAAACACAGTCCGAGTCGACTGAGCAACTTATGCCCAAAAAAACCCCAGTCCCCctccgaaaaaaaaaagatgattaaGAAAAATGATCAATTATCGTTCATTTATCGTTAACGAGGTAGAGtgtgcaattaattgtgattttgattttaggttatatcgtgcagccctaccatTCAGAATACTAGTTAGTGTCTTGCAGCTAACCGGCAAATCAACAGCTTCAGTCtctagagaaatggagtttgtcaactgccaatttaagtacagtatcaaaaacagaatgatttcttagcacactctttaactgcttacctttcatgtcttcagctgtcctatcaaaataaaggccgaaaatgcccccaaaaaataaaaaatgtaataacgtTCTctagtgtaaaataaatgagttCAAGACTTTCAATTAATTTGGgtattttattagattttatagcatttgaaaaaaaattatagaagattgaaaaaagtgacaaaaatgattCAAAAATGTGGGGAAACAAGAAAAACTTCCAAAAAAAATCGACAGAGACatgggaaaaagtgacaaacttggggaaaaaagtgacaaagaagccaga
It encodes the following:
- the slc39a6 gene encoding zinc transporter ZIP6, with the translated sequence MMLMLLLLLAGSLSGGDGSDCGPVTTETNSAARLLSAVVDPQRAEQGQRQHLEALFNRYGENGTISLAGLKRLLQNMVLYRIRTDRVQHHEEPGHHDHHHHHHHHHNHDHHHHNNNNSQRHAEPSQPRKLPETSEVSIDPDSRHIPHSKRTTAGAEGTGTTAVYSGQLVVEPDVAPKGQNGSPAAEETTAGLTATESQTLAAAVTRDDHDHEHDHEHEHDHEHGHGHNHKRSVDSAECLNASTILSSHGMFQGVDVTLADFSFLCPALLNQIDGGACILHGGAADDAETDHKHSHGDHNNSEHGHRESPAGESDKNIAIAWVGGFVSITIISLLSLLGVILIPLMNRVFFKFLLSFLVALAVGTLSGDAFLHLIPHSQGGHHHHHKDETGLGVEGHHLHDEQEENLDAVWKGLTALSGVYIMFLIEHFLTLGKMYKDKKQKIQKQWDQKDKADPEKQPALEENDLKPSEDVETNGAGIFGDHSINLHGASVAEEEQVMLAPQLSAAPSPQGSAAYTAEDCENKCHSHFHDTVGQTDSRHHHHHDYHHILHHHHSQNHHPHSHSHSYSEEHFQQAGVATLAWMVIMGDGLHNFSDGLAIGAAFTEGLSSGLSTSVAVFCHELPHELGDFAVLLKAGMTVRQAILYNVLSAMMAYLGVVIGIVIGHYAENICMWIFALTAGLFMYVALVDMVPEMLHNDAGDHGFSHCGFFLLQNAGILLGFCIMLLIAIFEHKIQLDLGY